The following coding sequences are from one Mycolicibacterium aichiense window:
- a CDS encoding DUF3631 domain-containing protein gives MAGIGAMPDTITDRAINITMRRRTGSERVAQFRCRRDEPVLHRLRDRLAVWAQAHIGELAVATPELPVEDRAADTWEPLVAVADAAGGQWPALARRACVAMVAGADDVEENRSLDIRLLYDIRQVFTDKAVPFLASNDLVDALKAVTESPWRDFDYTASKLAHRLAPFGVNPGHSIDKKVRGYRLEWFHDAFDRYLRPEPSGPSQTGTEQVR, from the coding sequence TTGGCCGGCATCGGCGCGATGCCGGACACGATCACCGACCGGGCGATCAATATCACGATGCGCCGCCGAACGGGCAGCGAGCGGGTAGCGCAGTTCCGCTGTCGCCGCGATGAACCGGTGCTGCACCGGTTGCGCGACCGCCTGGCTGTCTGGGCACAAGCCCACATCGGCGAACTAGCCGTCGCGACACCTGAACTGCCGGTCGAGGACCGCGCCGCCGACACCTGGGAACCGTTGGTGGCAGTCGCTGACGCTGCTGGTGGTCAATGGCCCGCCCTGGCACGTAGAGCATGTGTGGCCATGGTCGCAGGGGCCGATGACGTCGAGGAGAACCGTTCGCTCGACATCAGGCTGCTCTACGACATCCGCCAGGTCTTCACCGATAAGGCTGTGCCGTTCCTGGCGTCTAACGATCTGGTGGACGCGCTAAAGGCTGTCACCGAATCACCCTGGCGGGACTTCGATTACACCGCGAGCAAGTTGGCGCATCGCCTCGCTCCGTTCGGGGTGAACCCGGGTCACAGCATCGATAAGAAAGTGCGCGGATACCGGCTCGAATGGTTCCACGATGCATTCGACCGGTACCTGCGTCCAGAACCGTCCGGCCCGTCCCAAACCGGCACTGAGCAGGTGCGATGA
- a CDS encoding serine/threonine-protein kinase, with protein MPLRIGETFAGYRVLRLLGSGGMGEVYLVQHPRLPRQEALKVLRADISSDASFRDRFIREADLAAGLRHPHIVGVHDRGEHEGQLWISMDYIDGTDLGQLLEQRYPAGMPVELVLLIANAVASALDYAHKKGLLHRDVKPANILVADLDTDDPNIYLTDFGIARPLDDTNGLTTTNMTVGTVAYAAPEQLMGEPMDGQADEYALAATTYNLLTGTQLFPYSNPAVVISRHLNSTPPALGDCRPDCARLDDALQKALAKFPADRFASCSAFTQALTAASPGQAGASANATTQAAGQPRSPASAIGGELTTKPAHRSRVVLSAVGVIIVVIGVIAVLWRPSQPAQSNTAVIASRTDSTTTTGTTTPPPPPPVATTTTRAPTVTEAVLPVHPPANSGCTGSVTAHYDFQHPQLGPMRIFLLLGENRVRMDSGCVSVVLPSGDALSPISLDAGLGLGFAAPPTDATGNLFIEFRSMSAHAPPQVLVLVPTASGFDQLGRDLIDVELVGPGADGKYQLRHSMNDCTPSCAEGTWTHETLRWNGSDYVA; from the coding sequence ATGCCTCTGAGGATCGGTGAGACCTTCGCCGGATACCGGGTGCTGCGTCTGCTCGGGTCCGGCGGAATGGGTGAGGTTTATTTGGTGCAGCACCCTCGCTTGCCTCGGCAAGAGGCGCTGAAGGTCCTTCGAGCAGACATATCCAGTGACGCCTCCTTCCGGGACCGGTTCATCCGGGAAGCGGACCTCGCCGCAGGCCTACGCCACCCTCACATAGTCGGCGTCCACGACCGAGGCGAGCATGAGGGACAGCTCTGGATTTCGATGGACTACATCGACGGCACCGATCTCGGCCAGCTCTTGGAGCAGCGGTACCCGGCTGGTATGCCCGTCGAACTCGTCTTGCTGATTGCGAATGCAGTGGCTAGCGCCCTTGACTACGCCCACAAAAAGGGGCTGCTCCATCGCGACGTCAAACCGGCCAACATCTTGGTCGCTGACCTCGACACAGACGACCCGAATATCTACCTCACCGACTTCGGCATCGCCCGCCCACTCGATGACACCAACGGACTCACCACAACCAACATGACAGTTGGAACCGTTGCCTACGCGGCACCCGAGCAACTCATGGGCGAGCCGATGGACGGGCAAGCTGACGAATACGCCCTCGCCGCAACGACATACAACCTGCTGACCGGTACACAACTGTTTCCGTACTCCAACCCCGCCGTCGTCATCAGCAGACATCTCAACTCGACACCGCCCGCACTGGGCGACTGTCGTCCAGACTGCGCACGCCTAGACGACGCACTCCAGAAAGCACTGGCCAAGTTTCCGGCTGACCGTTTCGCGTCCTGCTCGGCGTTCACGCAGGCTTTGACCGCCGCATCGCCTGGACAGGCAGGTGCGTCTGCCAACGCAACAACTCAAGCGGCAGGGCAACCACGATCCCCCGCCTCCGCGATCGGCGGCGAACTAACCACCAAACCCGCCCATAGGTCGCGGGTTGTCCTGAGCGCCGTCGGCGTAATCATCGTCGTGATCGGGGTTATCGCGGTGCTATGGCGACCATCGCAGCCCGCTCAATCGAACACCGCCGTAATTGCTTCGCGCACTGACTCGACGACGACCACGGGCACGACCACACCGCCACCACCACCGCCTGTGGCAACCACAACGACAAGGGCTCCAACGGTCACAGAAGCGGTGCTTCCGGTGCACCCGCCAGCGAACTCCGGATGCACCGGCTCAGTAACGGCGCACTACGATTTCCAGCACCCGCAACTTGGTCCGATGCGGATCTTCCTGCTCCTGGGGGAGAACCGGGTCAGGATGGACTCGGGGTGTGTTTCAGTTGTTTTGCCGTCGGGAGACGCGCTTTCTCCGATCTCACTCGATGCTGGTCTTGGGCTGGGATTCGCTGCGCCACCTACCGACGCCACGGGCAACTTATTCATTGAATTTCGCTCGATGTCAGCCCATGCGCCACCACAAGTGTTGGTGCTTGTTCCCACTGCTTCCGGATTCGACCAATTGGGTCGAGATTTGATCGACGTCGAACTTGTCGGTCCCGGAGCGGACGGCAAGTACCAGCTCCGGCACTCCATGAACGACTGCACACCCTCATGTGCCGAAGGAACGTGGACTCACGAGACCCTGCGGTGGAACGGGAGCGATTACGTCGCTTGA
- a CDS encoding endonuclease/exonuclease/phosphatase family protein — translation MAMSLHSKTHLLASQNPTVAVLPESAHPDRTKASLDAIGASSVEWIGGNPNKGLSVVAFNGWQLHIDDSYDPGYQWVMPVHVTGPAHIRLLAVWDMNHRGSGHQSARQMGACRASIPHYEEFLSGDADLVVISGDFNNSIYWDKPTKRAKFGDFMDELEARGFASAYHSHHACERGAETHPTLWWMKNADTTYHIDYTFVSPRDAIEGVAMGSHADWIAHSDHSPMTIDLRADPRRPAAVTKTGLGRPQAT, via the coding sequence GTGGCGATGTCCCTCCACAGCAAGACCCACCTGTTGGCTTCGCAAAATCCCACGGTCGCGGTCCTGCCCGAATCGGCTCACCCCGACCGAACCAAGGCTTCGTTGGACGCCATCGGGGCATCGTCCGTCGAGTGGATCGGCGGCAACCCGAACAAAGGCCTATCGGTGGTTGCGTTCAACGGTTGGCAACTCCATATCGACGACAGTTACGACCCCGGCTACCAATGGGTCATGCCGGTACACGTCACCGGGCCAGCGCACATCCGACTCCTCGCCGTCTGGGACATGAACCACAGAGGCAGCGGGCATCAATCCGCACGACAGATGGGAGCCTGCCGCGCATCGATCCCGCACTACGAGGAGTTCCTGTCCGGAGACGCCGACCTGGTCGTCATCAGCGGTGACTTCAACAACTCGATCTACTGGGACAAGCCCACCAAGCGGGCGAAGTTCGGCGACTTCATGGATGAGCTGGAAGCCCGTGGTTTCGCCAGTGCCTACCACTCACACCACGCCTGCGAGCGAGGAGCAGAAACGCATCCCACGCTCTGGTGGATGAAGAATGCCGACACGACTTACCACATCGACTACACCTTCGTCTCGCCACGCGATGCCATCGAAGGTGTCGCGATGGGAAGCCACGCAGACTGGATCGCTCACAGTGACCACAGCCCTATGACTATCGACTTGCGCGCCGACCCGCGCCGTCCAGCCGCCGTTACGAAAACAGGCTTGGGTAGACCTCAAGCGACGTAA
- a CDS encoding recombinase family protein — MTAFTTTTGTRIGYTRVSTVSQTLNQQNEALAAAGVAKVFSDVMSGARDDRPGLADLMAYVREGDTVVVWKLDRLGRNMVHILQTVRELTARGVTLVSTSDGIDSSTPAGRMMIGVLGSLAEYERELIKERTALKRAASRTNGTKFGRPRKVNDAEHIATARRMKADGHTAKSIAKYLGVSRATLYRYLDEDSV; from the coding sequence GTGACCGCCTTTACCACGACCACCGGCACCCGCATCGGCTACACACGCGTCTCAACCGTCTCTCAGACCCTCAATCAACAGAACGAAGCACTTGCCGCCGCCGGAGTTGCGAAGGTCTTCTCGGACGTGATGTCCGGCGCTCGCGACGACCGTCCCGGCCTGGCCGATTTGATGGCCTACGTTCGCGAGGGCGACACCGTGGTGGTGTGGAAGCTCGACCGACTGGGCCGCAACATGGTGCACATCCTGCAGACCGTCCGGGAGCTGACCGCACGCGGCGTCACCCTGGTGTCGACATCGGATGGAATCGACTCATCAACCCCTGCGGGCCGGATGATGATCGGCGTCCTGGGCTCTCTGGCCGAATACGAGCGCGAGCTGATCAAGGAACGGACAGCGCTTAAGCGTGCTGCGTCGCGGACCAACGGAACGAAGTTCGGACGCCCCCGCAAGGTCAACGACGCCGAGCACATCGCCACCGCCAGGCGGATGAAGGCTGACGGTCACACCGCCAAGAGCATCGCGAAGTACTTAGGAGTCAGCCGAGCGACGTTGTACCGGTACCTCGACGAAGACTCGGTGTGA
- a CDS encoding GNAT family N-acetyltransferase, whose product MTLEFVDHRAEAAVKHSWTPFPSSEGFEHPGWWQNAGGAVGDPWFVQVLEHGVEVARVQLDERGGINPSYPVVPAAIWGELLEIQYVEVASAARRRMVATRTVHCLSARHTDRQLMAYCEDADDF is encoded by the coding sequence ATGACCCTGGAGTTCGTCGATCACCGCGCCGAGGCAGCCGTGAAGCACTCGTGGACCCCGTTCCCGTCGTCGGAGGGTTTCGAGCACCCGGGCTGGTGGCAGAACGCCGGTGGGGCGGTAGGCGACCCCTGGTTCGTTCAAGTGCTCGAACACGGCGTGGAGGTCGCCAGGGTGCAGCTCGACGAGCGCGGCGGTATCAATCCGAGCTACCCGGTCGTGCCCGCCGCAATCTGGGGTGAGCTCCTGGAGATCCAGTACGTAGAGGTGGCCTCCGCCGCTCGTCGACGCATGGTCGCGACTCGTACCGTGCACTGCCTCTCGGCGCGGCACACCGACCGGCAGCTGATGGCTTATTGCGAGGACGCGGACGACTTCTGA
- a CDS encoding DUF488 family protein, protein MGTSDTTAVTGTLISIGYEGKTVDYLVAQLLQQDVRVLIDVRLTPLSRKPGLSKVKLSEALAAVGIGYVHHRALGNPKDNRAGFRAGEPQSRARYRDVLESTAATDALAHVCELMDGGVVALLCFELDHAECHRDIVVRRLMKERPGAAVVHV, encoded by the coding sequence ATGGGCACCTCTGACACAACCGCCGTTACCGGGACCCTGATCAGCATCGGCTACGAGGGGAAGACCGTCGACTACCTCGTCGCGCAGCTCTTGCAGCAGGATGTGCGGGTACTTATCGATGTGCGACTTACCCCGCTGAGTCGCAAGCCCGGACTGTCGAAAGTCAAGCTGTCCGAGGCACTCGCGGCGGTTGGTATCGGTTACGTGCACCACCGCGCCTTGGGCAATCCGAAGGACAACCGCGCCGGGTTCCGTGCCGGTGAGCCGCAGTCCCGCGCCCGGTATCGCGACGTCCTCGAAAGCACTGCCGCGACCGATGCACTGGCCCACGTGTGCGAGCTAATGGACGGCGGTGTGGTGGCGCTCCTGTGCTTCGAGCTGGATCACGCCGAGTGCCACCGCGACATCGTGGTGCGCCGGCTGATGAAGGAGCGGCCGGGCGCCGCCGTGGTGCACGTCTAA